The stretch of DNA GCGAGGCCTGGCGCGGGCTCACCGGGCAGGCCGCGTGCGCGCCCGCCGGCGACCCGCAGCGCCGCGTCGCGATCGTCCTCGACGACCAGGTCATCAGCTCGCCGCAGGTCGACCCGTCGGTCGGCTGCGGCGCCGGCATCGGCGGTGGCACCACCGAGATCACCGGCACCTTCACGGCCGAGGAGGCCCGCGAGCTGGCGGCCCTCGTCGAGGGCGGGGCGCTGCCCGTGCCCGTCGAGGTCGTCGAGCAGCGCACGGTCGGCCCGACGCTCGGCGCCGACGCCATCGACGCGTCCTTCCGCGCCGGCATCATCGGCGTGGTCCTCACCGGGCTCTTCATCACCGTCGTCTACCGCCTCGTCGGGCTCCTCGCCAGCGTCGCGCTCGCCTGCTACGCGCTCATCGCGTACGCCGTCCTCGTCACCCTGGGCGCGACCCTCACGCTGCCCGGCCTCGCAGGCTTCGTGCTGGCGATCGGCATGGCGATCGACGCGAACGTCCTGGTGTTCGAGCGCGCGCGGGAGGAGTACGCCGCCGGCCCCGGCGGCGGCCTGCGCACCGCCCTGGACACCGGCTTCCGCAAGGCGTGGAGCGCCATCCTCGACACGAACGTCACGACGCTCATCGCCGCCGGTCTGCTGTTCCTGCTGGCGTCGGGCCCCGTGCGGGGGTTCGGCGTCACGCTGGGCATCGGCGTGCTGGCCTCGATGGTGTCCGCGCTCGTCGTGGCGCGGGTCCTCGCCGAGCAGGCCGTGCGCCGCTCGGCGGTGGTGCGCCGGCCCCGCGCCTCCGGCCTCGTCGGCCCCGGCCGGGTGCGCGCCTGGCTCGAGCGCAGCGGGCCGGACCTCATGGGGCGAGGGCGGGTCTGGCTCGCGTTGTCGGGAGCGGTGGTCGTCGTCGCGCTCGCGGGCCTCGGCGCCCGTGGCCTCGAGCTCGGGGTCGAGTTCACCGGCGGGCGGCTCCTCGAGTACTCCACGGGCACGCCGGTCAGCGCCGAGCGGGCGCGCGAGGCCGTGGCGGACGGGGGCTTCCCCCGCGCCGTGGTGCAGACGTCCGGCAGCGGCGACGGCGAGGACATCACCGTGCGGACCGAGCGCCTGAGCAACGAGGAGGCGTACGCCGTCGAGCAGGCCCTGGCCGGGGTCGGCGGGGAGGTGACCAAGGTCCGCGACGAGCTCATCGGGCCGAGCCTGGGGGACGAGCTGCGCCGCGGTGCGCTCGTGGCCCTCGGGGTCGCGCTGGGCGCCCAGCTGCTCTACCTCGCCCTGCGCTTCCGCTGGACCATCGGCGTGGCCGCGGTCGTGGCGATGCTGCACGACGTCCTCGCGGTCGTGGGCCTGTTCGCCTGGCTCGGCAAGCCCGTCGACGGCGTGTTCCTCGCGGCGGCGCTGACGATCATCGGGCTCTCGGTCAACGACTCGGTGGTGGTCTTCGACCGGGTGCGCGAGCTGGTGAGGGCGCGCCCGCGCGAGCCGCTCGGCGCCGTCGTGGACGCCGCGGTCCTGCAGACGGTCCCGCGCACGGTGAACACCGGGCTCGGCGCGATGCTCATCCTGGCCGCGCTGTTCGTCCTCGGCGGCGACACGCTCACCGACTTCGCCCTCGCGATGCTGGCCGGCCTGGTCGTCGGCACGCTGTCGTCGGTCTTCCTCGCCTCGCCGCTCTACGTGCTGCTCGAGCGGCGCTGGCCGGCGCCCGGTCCCGCGGTCCCCGCCACCGGCCCGGGCGGCCGGCGCGCGGCGGTGGCGGACCCCGCGGACCCGTACGGTTTCGTGGACGCGGCGGCGCGGCAGGGTGAGGACGGGGGAGCGTCGCGGTGACCCCCGCGCGCACCGCCCTCGCCCCGCCCACCCCGGAGCGCCCGTGCTGCTGACCCTGCTCGCCGCCCACGCCGTCGCTGCCCTCGTCGCCCCGCTGCTCGTCCGGGCCGCGGGGCGCAGGGCCTTCCTCGCGCTGGCCCTCGTCCCGGCCGCCTCGTGCGCCGCGCTGCTCGCCCGTGCCGGCGGGGAGGTGCGGGAGGCGTACTCCTGGATCCCCTCGCTCGACGTCGCGGTCGCGCTGCGCACCGGGCCGCTGCCCACGCTGCTCGCCGCCCTCGTCACCGGGGTCGGCGCGCTCGTCCTCGTCTACTGCTCCCGCTACTTCGGCGCGGCGTCACCGGGGCTCGCCCGCTTCGCCGGCGTCCTCGTCGCGTTCGCCGGGGCGATGCTCGGGCTCGTCCTCGCCGACGACGTCCTGCTCCTGTACGTCTGCTGGGAGCTCACGACCGTCTTCTCGTACCTGCTCATCGGGCACAGCGCGCGCCTGAAGGCGGCGCGCCGCGCGGCGATGCAGGCGCTCGTGGTGACGACGTCCGGCGGCCTGGCGATGCTCGTCGGGCTCATCGCGCTCGCGGTGGCCGGCGGCACCACGTCGCTGTCCGGGCTGGTGGCGGACCCGCCGCGGGGGACGGTGGTGACCGTCGCGGTCGTGCTCGTGCTCCTGGGCGCCCTCACGAAGTCGGCCCTGCTGCCGTTCCACTTCTGGCTCCCCGCGGCGATGGCGGCACCGACGCCGGTGAGCGCTTACCTGCACGCCGCGGCGATGGTGAAGGGCGGGGTGTTCCTCGTCGGCGTGCTGGCCCCCGGCTTCGCCGACGTGCCGGGCTGGCGCCCGCTCGTCGT from Vallicoccus soli encodes:
- the secD gene encoding protein translocase subunit SecD; the encoded protein is MSRAPLVRALLALAVLAGSLYAALSTPARLGLDLRGGTQIVLEARSTDRVSADAESTDRALEVLRGRVDALGVAEPTLARSGETRIVVELPGLQDPREAAEVVGRTAQLTFHPVLGADPQEPAAEPTPGATPGATPGATPGPAPAATPAPEEGAGEGAAGDAPPEEREDLVDESGLPLRVGPAALTGEDVDGADARTDPQRGRGWFVVLDFRGGGEAWRGLTGQAACAPAGDPQRRVAIVLDDQVISSPQVDPSVGCGAGIGGGTTEITGTFTAEEARELAALVEGGALPVPVEVVEQRTVGPTLGADAIDASFRAGIIGVVLTGLFITVVYRLVGLLASVALACYALIAYAVLVTLGATLTLPGLAGFVLAIGMAIDANVLVFERAREEYAAGPGGGLRTALDTGFRKAWSAILDTNVTTLIAAGLLFLLASGPVRGFGVTLGIGVLASMVSALVVARVLAEQAVRRSAVVRRPRASGLVGPGRVRAWLERSGPDLMGRGRVWLALSGAVVVVALAGLGARGLELGVEFTGGRLLEYSTGTPVSAERAREAVADGGFPRAVVQTSGSGDGEDITVRTERLSNEEAYAVEQALAGVGGEVTKVRDELIGPSLGDELRRGALVALGVALGAQLLYLALRFRWTIGVAAVVAMLHDVLAVVGLFAWLGKPVDGVFLAAALTIIGLSVNDSVVVFDRVRELVRARPREPLGAVVDAAVLQTVPRTVNTGLGAMLILAALFVLGGDTLTDFALAMLAGLVVGTLSSVFLASPLYVLLERRWPAPGPAVPATGPGGRRAAVADPADPYGFVDAAARQGEDGGASR